From a single Nicotiana tabacum cultivar K326 chromosome 8, ASM71507v2, whole genome shotgun sequence genomic region:
- the LOC107818187 gene encoding chlorophyllide a oxygenase, chloroplastic-like, giving the protein MSAIATSAALSFPFSFCRSTKTFTTRKCFKGGFGVFAVYEEAGELTNKKSSWLTLFDVEDPRSKFPQSKGKFLDANQALEVARFDMQYCDWRARQDVLTIMLLHEKVVEVLNPLAREYKSIGTMKKELAELQEELSRAHKEVHISEVRVSAALDKLAHMEALVNDRLLPERSTEESDSPSSSTGTSTVSRDNAKSKQPRRTLNVSGPVQDYSSYLKNFWYPVAFSADVKEDTMTPIDCFEEPWVIFRGKDGKPGCVQNTCAHRACPLHLGSVNEGRIQCPYHGWEYSTDGKCEKMPSTKFLNVKIKALPCFEQEGMIWIWPGNDPPAATLPSLLPPSGFQIHAEIVMELPVEHGLLLDNLLDLAHAPFTHTSTFAKGWTVPSFVKFLTPASGLQGYWDPYPIDMEFRPPCMVLSTIGISKPGKLEGQSIKECSTHLHQLHVCLPASKQKTRLLYRMSLDFAPVLKHIPFMQYVWRHFAEQVLNEDLRLVIGQQERMLNGANIWNLPVSYDKLGVRYRIWRDAVESGAKQLPFSK; this is encoded by the exons ATGTCCGCCATTGCTACTTCTGCTgctctctcttttcctttctctttttgcCGTTCTACCAAGACTTTTACTACAAGAAAG TGTTTCAAAgggggatttggagtgtttgCAGTGTATGAGGAGGCAGGTGAGTTAACAAACAAGAAAAGCTCCTGGTTGACACTCTTTGATGTGGAAGATCCAAGGTCAAAATTTCCTCAGTCTAAAGGCAAGTTCCTGGATGCAAATCAAGCTTTAGAAGTTGCTAGATTTGATATGCAATATTGTGATTGGCGAGCTCGGCAAGACGTACTTACAATAATGCTCCTGCATGAAAAG GTTGTGGAAGTATTGAATCCTCTAGCTCGTGAATATAAATCTATTGGAACCATGAAGAAGGAACTCGCGGAGTTACAAGAAGAACTGTCTCGGGCTCACAAAGAG GTACATATATCTGAGGTGCGGGTTTCTGCTGCTTTAGATAAGCTAGCTCACATGGAAGCATTGGTTAATGATAGGCTGCTTCCGGAGAGGAGTACAGAAGAATCAGATTCCCCATCTTCCTCCACCGGTACGTCTACAGTATCTAGAGATAATGCTAAAAGCAAGCAGCCTAGGAGAACCCTCAATGTGTCAGGTCCCGTCCAAGATTACAGCTCCTATTTGAAGAACTTTTGGTATCCTGTGGCTTTTTCTGCTGATGTTAAGGAAGATACCATG ACACCAATTGATTGCTTTGAGGAACCGTGGGTGATTTTTCGTGGGAAAGATGGAAAACCTGGATGTGTCCAGAACACATGTGCACATAGAGCTTGCCCCCTTCATTTGGGTTCAGTGAATGAGGGTCGCATACAATGTCCTTATCACG GGTGGGAATATTCAACAGACGGAAAATGTGAGAAAATGCCATCAACAAAATTTCTGAATGTCAAGATCAAAGCTCTGCCATGCTTTGAGCAAGAGGGAATGATATGGATTTGGCCTGGAAACGATCCTCCTGCAGCTACTCTTCCTTCTTTGCTACCACCTTCTGGATTTCAAATCCATGCAGAG ATTGTCATGGAACTTCCGGTGGAACATGGGCTACTTTTGGACAATCTGTTGGATCTTGCACATGCTCCTTTCACTCATACGTCTACATTTGCTAAAGGATGGACTGTCCCAAG CTTTGTAAAATTTTTGACTCCTGCGTCTGGTCTGCAAGGATATTGGGATCCATATCCAATAGATATGGAATTTCGACCGCCTTGTATGGTTCTGTCAACCATTGGAATCTCAAAGCCGGGCAAATTGGAAGGGCAGAGTATCAAAGAGTGCTCTACACACCTTCACCAACTTCATGTATGTTTACCTGCATCTAAACAGAAGACAAGGTTGTTATATAGGATGTCACTGGATTTTGCTCCTGTTCTAAAACACATCCCTTTCATGCAATACGTGTGGAGGCATTTTGCTGAACAG GTTTTAAATGAAGACCTACGGCTTGTGATTGGTCAGCAAGAACGGATGCTCAATGGTGCTAACATTTGGAACCTGCCTGTGTCATACGATAAGCTAGGAGTGAGGTATAGAATATGGAGAGACGCTGTAGAGAGTGGAGCAAAGCAGTTGCCGTTCAGCAAATGA